A single Silvibacterium dinghuense DNA region contains:
- a CDS encoding glycosyl hydrolase family 18 protein: MKKLFCLAAFLLVFGGLAQAENPKALFYLTRDPKSVRSFMEHASQIDILVPAWYSVDADGLVSGGPNPAVIEKAKAAHTPVMPIVANDASSQEPFHKLLGDIHAQSQMVDQLIEIAKQNGYTGWQFDFENVNWTDRDALSRIVELTADRLHKAGLQLTIATVPNAPGLAGETGYAKWMFANWRGAYDLAALARYVDLICLMTYDQHTRYTPPGPVGGWGWTNENLDYALKVVPPQKLSLGIAIYGYHWFSGTPQKPEEKPNPTAEYISGSDALDLAKAYGGAVQWDPVDKSAWLYFYRDDEREWIFFTDKRTFEARYDLAKQKGLQGFCSWDLGDEDPDIWSALPSHK, from the coding sequence ATGAAGAAGCTGTTCTGTCTTGCTGCCTTCCTGCTTGTGTTCGGCGGCCTCGCGCAGGCTGAGAATCCCAAGGCGTTGTTCTATCTCACGCGTGATCCGAAATCCGTGCGCTCTTTCATGGAGCACGCCAGCCAGATCGATATTCTCGTGCCTGCCTGGTATTCGGTCGATGCGGATGGTCTGGTCTCCGGCGGCCCCAATCCTGCTGTCATTGAGAAGGCCAAAGCCGCTCATACCCCGGTGATGCCGATCGTCGCGAATGACGCCTCTTCGCAGGAGCCGTTTCACAAGCTCCTGGGCGATATCCACGCGCAGTCTCAGATGGTCGACCAGCTGATCGAGATCGCCAAGCAGAATGGCTATACCGGCTGGCAGTTCGACTTTGAGAATGTGAACTGGACCGACCGCGATGCTCTCTCCCGGATCGTCGAACTGACTGCCGACCGTCTGCACAAGGCAGGCCTGCAGCTCACCATCGCCACCGTGCCCAATGCGCCCGGTCTTGCCGGAGAGACGGGCTATGCGAAGTGGATGTTTGCCAATTGGCGCGGCGCCTACGATCTCGCTGCCCTGGCCAGGTACGTCGATCTCATCTGCCTGATGACCTACGACCAGCACACCCGCTACACCCCGCCGGGACCGGTCGGCGGCTGGGGCTGGACCAATGAAAACCTCGACTACGCTCTCAAGGTCGTTCCTCCGCAGAAGCTGTCGCTGGGTATTGCCATCTACGGCTATCACTGGTTCTCGGGCACGCCGCAGAAGCCCGAAGAGAAGCCCAATCCTACCGCCGAATACATCAGCGGTTCCGACGCCCTCGACCTGGCGAAAGCATATGGGGGAGCAGTCCAGTGGGATCCGGTCGATAAGTCTGCGTGGCTTTATTTCTATCGCGACGATGAACGGGAATGGATTTTCTTCACCGACAAGCGCACCTTCGAGGCCCGCTATGACCTGGCGAAGCAGAAGGGCCTCCAGGGCTTCTGCTCCTGGGACCTGGGCGACGAGGATCCGGATATCTGGTCGGCTCTGCCCAGCCACAAATAG
- a CDS encoding glutamine synthetase family protein, whose amino-acid sequence MSTELRNFLELSYEELEELNLAAKEQRRKRVPADVIQEERLKYLTDQKGIKAVTVLFSDLEGRLHTLDYDKKFLVKSFDNLTFDGSSIRGFTAQRESDLRLGIDWSSFYYAPADIFGSGKALVFGEVIDKNGASYSGDLRGVLKNFAQTLFDEQGYTLNAANEIEGFLFAGTDAEKKFHETGKFEYVNTGGYYHSLPGDPLRTFIDTTAEVQRALGFENEKDHPEVAPSQFEINYSYGDVLTAADQIQLYKLICRQVATKMGMTASFLPKPVVGVNGSGMHTNLSISKNGKNLFWDPKGEEKLSSFGWKFVDRILSHGNDICLLLNPSVNSYRRLDPHFEAPNQIKASAVDRGSMVRIPIGNEKSSRVEVRSVAPDANPYLVLYSIFKSGLHGELAKIKNIRQAERYLPDNIYTALENFRGASWTSTLLGEDVKARYADLKQASADRCPRLLGTFVKPSEVQFHHEVYNQFLWNQF is encoded by the coding sequence ATGTCCACCGAACTTCGCAATTTTCTTGAGCTGTCGTATGAAGAACTGGAAGAGCTGAACCTGGCTGCCAAGGAACAGCGCCGCAAGCGCGTCCCGGCCGATGTGATCCAGGAAGAGCGGCTGAAGTACCTGACCGACCAGAAGGGCATCAAGGCTGTCACCGTTCTCTTCAGCGACCTCGAAGGCCGGCTGCACACGCTGGACTACGACAAGAAGTTCCTGGTCAAGAGCTTCGACAACCTGACCTTCGATGGTTCCTCGATCCGCGGCTTTACCGCGCAGCGCGAGAGCGACCTGCGCCTGGGCATCGACTGGAGCTCGTTCTACTACGCGCCGGCCGACATCTTCGGTTCGGGCAAGGCCCTGGTCTTCGGCGAAGTCATCGACAAGAACGGCGCCTCCTACTCGGGCGATCTGCGCGGCGTGCTCAAGAACTTCGCCCAGACACTCTTCGACGAGCAGGGCTACACCCTGAACGCCGCCAACGAGATCGAGGGCTTCCTCTTCGCCGGCACCGACGCCGAGAAGAAGTTCCACGAGACCGGCAAGTTTGAGTACGTGAACACGGGCGGCTATTACCACTCGCTCCCCGGTGACCCGCTGCGCACCTTCATCGACACGACCGCTGAAGTGCAGCGCGCGCTCGGCTTCGAGAACGAGAAGGACCACCCGGAAGTCGCGCCCTCGCAGTTCGAGATCAACTACAGCTACGGTGACGTGCTGACCGCGGCCGACCAGATCCAGCTCTACAAGCTGATCTGCCGCCAGGTGGCCACCAAGATGGGCATGACGGCCTCCTTCCTGCCCAAGCCGGTGGTCGGCGTCAACGGCAGCGGCATGCACACCAACCTTTCGATCAGCAAGAACGGCAAGAACCTGTTCTGGGATCCGAAGGGCGAAGAGAAGCTCTCCAGCTTCGGCTGGAAGTTCGTCGACCGCATCCTCTCGCACGGCAATGACATCTGCCTGCTGCTGAATCCGAGCGTGAACTCCTACCGCCGTCTCGATCCGCACTTCGAGGCACCGAACCAGATCAAGGCTTCGGCTGTCGATCGTGGTTCGATGGTCCGCATTCCGATCGGCAACGAAAAGTCGTCGCGCGTGGAAGTGCGCTCGGTGGCTCCGGACGCGAACCCCTACCTGGTGCTGTACTCGATCTTCAAGAGCGGCCTGCACGGCGAGCTGGCGAAGATCAAGAACATCCGCCAGGCGGAGCGCTACCTGCCCGACAACATCTACACCGCGCTCGAGAACTTCCGCGGCGCCAGCTGGACTTCGACCCTGCTGGGCGAGGATGTGAAGGCCCGCTACGCCGACCTGAAGCAGGCCTCGGCGGACCGTTGCCCGCGCCTGCTCGGCACCTTCGTCAAGCCCTCGGAAGTCCAGTTCCACCACGAGGTCTACAACCAGTTCCTCTGGAACCAGTTCTGA
- a CDS encoding alpha-L-arabinofuranosidase C-terminal domain-containing protein codes for MSAFLTTAVAQTAPPVTVEAHFDQPTAKASPMLHGLMTEEINYSYDGGLYGELVRNRTFFTDWEGAPYWRMVPKGQAKATLTIDKTTGPSAALPHSAKLTLESVGTGGSAELENQGYWGIPVRPHATYKGSFYAKADGSVGSVHVAVVGDETGVELASADVTLDGSGWKQYSYELVSHAETASSTNHLVLSIAKPGSIWFTLVSLFPPTYHDRENGFRPDLMELMAAMKPTFLRMPGGNYLEGDHIKERFDWKKTIGPMVDRPTHRGPWGYQSSDGMGLLEFLEWTEDLKIQPVLAVYAGYSLQQEHVNPGKDLEPYVQDALDEIEYVTGDTSTKWGAERAKDGHPAPFKLHYIEIGNEDWFDKSGSYDERYAQFYKAIKAKYPQYELIATTPVKTVKPDVVDDHYYKSAEEFFADVHHYDKTDRNGPKVFVGEWATREGSPTPNFGAALGDAAWMTGMERNSDIIVMASYAPLFVNVNPGGMQWESDLIGYDALHSYGSPSYYAQVMFGSYHGDEIPKTETTGDELRFFSSITRKSENGEIFVKLVNATSEPKPVTVKLDGVSSVEKIADVTTLKARTLSATNSLTDPKNIVPVESRFERAGKTFDYEMAPYSIAVIRLKAK; via the coding sequence TTGAGCGCTTTTCTTACCACGGCCGTGGCTCAGACTGCGCCCCCGGTAACCGTAGAAGCACACTTCGACCAGCCGACGGCCAAAGCCAGCCCGATGCTGCACGGCCTGATGACCGAGGAGATCAATTACTCCTATGACGGCGGCCTGTATGGCGAGCTGGTGCGCAATCGCACCTTCTTTACCGACTGGGAAGGCGCTCCCTATTGGCGGATGGTGCCGAAGGGGCAGGCCAAGGCTACGCTGACCATCGACAAGACGACCGGGCCGAGCGCGGCGCTGCCGCATAGCGCGAAGCTGACGCTCGAGAGCGTGGGCACTGGTGGCTCGGCTGAGCTGGAGAACCAGGGCTACTGGGGGATTCCCGTCCGTCCGCACGCGACCTACAAGGGATCGTTCTACGCGAAGGCCGATGGCTCGGTGGGGTCGGTGCATGTAGCCGTAGTGGGCGATGAGACGGGCGTGGAGCTGGCTTCGGCCGATGTGACCCTCGACGGAAGCGGCTGGAAGCAGTACAGTTACGAGCTGGTTTCCCATGCGGAGACCGCCAGCAGCACGAATCACCTGGTGCTGTCGATTGCGAAGCCGGGCTCGATCTGGTTCACCCTGGTGAGTCTCTTCCCGCCGACCTATCACGACCGCGAGAACGGCTTCCGGCCGGACCTGATGGAGCTGATGGCGGCGATGAAGCCGACCTTCCTGCGCATGCCGGGCGGGAACTACCTCGAGGGCGACCACATCAAGGAGCGTTTCGACTGGAAGAAGACGATCGGTCCGATGGTGGACCGGCCGACGCATCGCGGTCCCTGGGGCTATCAGTCCTCAGACGGCATGGGGCTGCTCGAGTTCCTGGAGTGGACGGAAGACCTGAAGATTCAGCCGGTGCTGGCCGTGTACGCGGGCTACTCGCTGCAGCAGGAGCACGTGAATCCGGGCAAGGATCTTGAGCCTTACGTGCAGGATGCGCTCGATGAGATCGAGTACGTGACCGGCGATACCTCGACGAAGTGGGGTGCCGAGCGCGCCAAGGACGGCCATCCCGCGCCCTTCAAGCTGCACTACATCGAGATCGGCAACGAGGATTGGTTCGACAAGTCGGGTTCGTACGATGAGCGCTATGCGCAGTTCTACAAGGCCATCAAGGCGAAGTATCCGCAGTATGAGCTGATTGCCACGACGCCGGTGAAGACGGTCAAGCCGGATGTGGTCGACGACCATTACTACAAGTCGGCCGAGGAGTTCTTCGCCGACGTCCACCACTACGACAAGACAGACCGCAACGGGCCGAAGGTCTTCGTGGGCGAGTGGGCGACGCGCGAAGGCTCGCCGACGCCGAACTTCGGCGCGGCGCTGGGCGATGCGGCGTGGATGACGGGCATGGAGCGGAACAGCGACATCATCGTGATGGCCAGCTATGCGCCGCTCTTCGTGAACGTGAACCCCGGCGGCATGCAGTGGGAGAGCGATCTGATTGGCTACGACGCGCTGCACAGCTACGGCTCGCCGAGCTACTACGCGCAGGTGATGTTCGGCAGCTACCATGGCGACGAGATCCCGAAGACCGAGACAACGGGCGACGAGTTGCGTTTCTTCTCCTCGATCACGCGTAAGAGCGAGAACGGCGAGATCTTCGTGAAGCTGGTCAATGCGACCTCCGAGCCCAAGCCGGTCACGGTGAAGCTGGATGGCGTGTCCAGCGTCGAGAAGATCGCCGACGTGACGACACTCAAGGCGCGCACGCTTTCGGCGACTAACTCGCTCACCGACCCGAAGAACATCGTGCCGGTGGAGTCGCGTTTTGAGCGGGCCGGAAAAACCTTCGACTACGAGATGGCTCCGTACTCGATCGCGGTCATCCGTCTGAAGGCCAAGTAA
- a CDS encoding 4Fe-4S dicluster domain-containing protein gives MAYVIAEPCVGTKDTACVDACPVDCIHPKKDESGHGDVDQLFIDPVECIDCGACVPVCPVSAIYASDDLPENWASYAQKNATHYGR, from the coding sequence ATGGCTTATGTAATCGCGGAACCCTGCGTCGGCACGAAGGACACGGCTTGTGTCGATGCCTGTCCGGTGGATTGTATCCACCCCAAGAAGGATGAATCCGGTCACGGCGACGTCGACCAGCTCTTCATCGATCCGGTCGAGTGCATCGATTGCGGCGCCTGCGTCCCGGTCTGCCCCGTCTCGGCCATCTACGCCTCCGACGACCTGCCGGAGAACTGGGCCAGCTACGCGCAGAAGAACGCGACCCACTACGGCCGCTAG
- a CDS encoding pyridoxamine 5'-phosphate oxidase family protein, producing MPEPTPPPSPRTRVARLPKRGDYDKATIHAILDEAFLCHVGFVVDSQPYVIPTGYGREGDTLYIHGSAASRMLRNLDKGVEACITVTLLDGLVLARSAFNHSMNYRSVVMLGTATLIEGEDAKNHALRIISDQILKGRWDEVRLPTSQELKATTVLSFPIDEASAKIRTGPPHDDEEDYALGVWAGVLPFRTVVETPVPDPELKAEIEDLPGSVVRVLGRKLWVSPR from the coding sequence ATGCCCGAGCCCACGCCACCGCCCAGTCCCCGCACCCGCGTTGCCCGTCTGCCCAAGCGCGGCGACTATGACAAAGCCACCATCCATGCCATTCTCGACGAGGCATTTCTGTGCCATGTCGGCTTCGTCGTGGACAGCCAGCCTTATGTGATCCCCACCGGCTACGGCCGCGAGGGTGACACCCTCTACATCCACGGCTCAGCCGCCAGCCGCATGCTGCGTAACCTGGATAAAGGAGTGGAAGCCTGCATCACGGTCACGCTGCTCGACGGCCTGGTGCTCGCCCGCTCAGCCTTCAATCACTCGATGAACTACCGCTCTGTCGTCATGCTGGGCACCGCGACGCTGATCGAAGGCGAGGACGCGAAGAACCACGCGCTGCGCATCATCTCCGACCAGATACTGAAAGGCCGCTGGGACGAGGTGCGTCTTCCTACCTCGCAGGAACTGAAGGCCACGACCGTACTGTCGTTCCCCATCGACGAGGCCTCGGCGAAGATCCGCACCGGCCCTCCGCATGATGACGAGGAAGACTACGCGCTCGGTGTCTGGGCGGGCGTGCTGCCATTCAGGACCGTGGTCGAGACGCCTGTGCCCGATCCTGAGTTGAAAGCGGAGATTGAGGATCTTCCGGGGTCGGTAGTGCGGGTGCTGGGGCGGAAGCTCTGGGTCAGCCCTCGATGA
- the recO gene encoding DNA repair protein RecO yields the protein MTHQAEALILRTWPVQEADLIVSLLTRDQGRIKGIAKSGAKSRKRFGGALEPMTYVLASYAEKPRQELVRLDSCEILASPLSAPIDYPRAAALAFYAEVLEETLPERDPQDAVFRLALAVLEQTRDGHIWLPVTYFALWILRLMGWMPELSRCIVCGRALAGQPAWYQPHADGLLCVDHRQLSSRALAAPSLELANRIFHAPIAALISHPWSSGLAADLRRFAFQSLERHLERRLRTSAALNKLAS from the coding sequence ATGACCCACCAGGCCGAAGCCCTCATCCTCCGCACCTGGCCGGTCCAGGAGGCGGACCTCATCGTCTCCCTGCTCACCCGCGATCAGGGGCGGATCAAGGGCATCGCCAAGTCCGGAGCCAAGAGCCGCAAACGCTTCGGCGGGGCCCTCGAACCGATGACATACGTCCTCGCCTCCTACGCCGAAAAGCCCCGCCAGGAGCTGGTTCGCCTCGACTCCTGCGAGATTCTCGCCTCGCCACTCTCCGCGCCCATCGACTACCCTCGCGCCGCGGCGCTCGCCTTCTACGCCGAGGTGCTGGAGGAGACGCTGCCCGAGCGCGATCCGCAGGATGCCGTCTTCCGCCTGGCGCTGGCCGTGCTCGAGCAGACCCGCGACGGCCACATCTGGCTGCCGGTGACGTATTTTGCGCTCTGGATTCTGCGCCTGATGGGCTGGATGCCGGAGCTCTCGCGCTGTATCGTCTGCGGCCGGGCGCTGGCGGGCCAGCCAGCCTGGTACCAGCCCCACGCCGACGGCCTGCTCTGCGTGGATCACCGCCAGCTCTCAAGCCGGGCGCTGGCCGCCCCCTCGCTCGAACTGGCCAATCGCATCTTTCACGCTCCAATTGCCGCTCTCATCAGCCATCCCTGGTCCTCCGGTCTCGCCGCCGATCTGCGCCGCTTCGCCTTCCAGTCGCTCGAGCGGCACCTCGAGCGCCGCCTGCGCACCTCCGCCGCGCTCAACAAACTCGCCTCCTGA